The Magnetococcales bacterium region TCGGGCTGATCGAGGAGGAGCGCGAGGCGTGGCGGCTGGCCGGGGAGGCGTATGCCCGCGCCGCGCTTCGCGAGCCGGACAACGCCGATCTGCCCGCCCGGCAGGCGGCCTGTTCGCTGATGTTGCGACGCTATGCCGAGGCCCGCTCCCTGGCCGGGCAGGCTTTGCAGCGCAACGGCAGGCTCTTTTTCCCGCAACTGCTGCAGGAGGTGGCGGCTTTCGCGGCGGCGGGGCGGCTGGCCGAGTGGGGTCCGCTGGACGGGGGGGATGAAGCGGGGCGCATCGAAGGGTACCGGCGTCTGGCGCGGCTGATGTGTCGGCATGCGGCGGGGTTCGGGGTGGCGAAGCGTCTGGTGGAGTGGGTCTTGCTTCGGGATGGCGGGGATTCGGCGTTGCGGCTGTTGTTCGCCCAGGCTTGCGTGGCTTTCGGGGAGGCCGATGCGGCGGAGGTGCAGGCGCGTCTTCTGCTGGAGGCGGGGCGGGAGGTTGGGGAGGCGTGGCGCATCATCAGTGGCATCCGTCGGGGGGGGAGGCGGATCGGGCGCGGATCCGGCAGCGCCTGGCCGTTCTGGGAGCGGAGCATGGGGAGCGTCCGTTGTTGCATCACGCCCTGGCGGAGATGGCGGACCGGGCGGGGCAATACGAGGAGGCTTTCGAGCAGGCGCGATTGGCCAACGAGTGGGATCGGGGGCATC contains the following coding sequences:
- a CDS encoding tetratricopeptide repeat protein, giving the protein MAQPVDPVLPRTPGDWFLAGGLAFDAGDARLACVCYLRALEGQPQRIDIILQLSRALLKAGRAADAVAALRKALALDPASSRLHHTLGLALLEAGDPGGASCAFREALSRDPGAVDAAEALAVSEAALGSRDEALARLEVLEEHYPQRASIPFNIGLIEEEREAWRLAGEAYARAALREPDNADLPARQAACSLMLRRYAEARSLAGQALQRNGRLFFPQLLQEVAAFAAAGRLAEWGPLDGGDEAGRIEGYRRLARLMCRHAAGFGVAKRLVEWVLLRDGGDSALRLLFAQACVAFGEADAAEVQARLLLEAGREVGEAWRIISGIRRGGRRIGRGSGSAWPFWERSMGSVRCCITPWRRWRTGRGNTRRLSSRRDWPTSGIGGIWLRGPGCRRRVSGS